Proteins encoded together in one Chitinophaga sp. LS1 window:
- a CDS encoding tryptophan 7-halogenase: MTKYDICIFGGGPAGSAMAKRLIEFGYSVVIIEKMQFPRPHVGISLSPGVEHWLKVLGVDVGVGVGVGVGMGSGMGVEKRLSPRSLLLWESNEVVEKEGGWHVDRGWFDQLLLNASGARVIFGNAYPIENIHGGWDVFIEQEQSFSARFLAVATGRRPLLKGRRRAILPVTVAAYARCSSSIETFIEAGESCWYWGGGGMGFVFADPGEVQRYNSVLAFFVDKMGRSQLMRKFLLKDSQLMRRSQLTKDVQLIRYSQLMKDVQLMRDFQLTRDIQLTRDIQLMKDSKLMSDVQLIRDSQLINSGYFGEVKMCTATAYVDESPVGKNFIKIGDAVFTMDPLSAQGVQKALKTAVQGAVVVNTLLKGDAAAGIAFYENMVADEVSKHVKWTQQFYQSQNIYDSPFWEKRSKALFIEQDQVLKLSADDLLITNPAAIVEQIPVLGKELIQYEQGIRIPGHEAPFVYVNEKPVVEMVHLLDRRTAKEGIQLLGMDLIRWLVYNRVMMKADQ; this comes from the coding sequence ATGACAAAGTATGACATTTGTATTTTCGGTGGAGGACCAGCTGGGAGTGCGATGGCAAAGCGGCTGATTGAGTTTGGGTATAGTGTGGTGATAATAGAGAAGATGCAGTTTCCAAGGCCACATGTAGGGATTTCGTTATCACCAGGTGTGGAGCATTGGTTGAAGGTATTGGGAGTGGATGTTGGTGTAGGTGTAGGTGTGGGTGTGGGTATGGGTTCAGGTATGGGTGTGGAAAAGCGTTTGTCTCCCCGTTCTTTATTATTATGGGAGAGTAATGAGGTGGTGGAAAAAGAAGGTGGTTGGCATGTGGATAGAGGATGGTTTGATCAGTTATTATTGAATGCATCAGGTGCGCGTGTGATTTTTGGTAATGCGTATCCGATAGAGAATATACATGGCGGGTGGGATGTTTTTATAGAACAGGAACAATCATTTTCAGCAAGATTTCTGGCAGTGGCTACAGGACGGCGACCTCTCTTAAAGGGGCGCCGTCGAGCTATATTGCCGGTTACGGTGGCGGCGTATGCGAGGTGTTCTTCATCTATTGAGACTTTTATTGAAGCGGGGGAGAGTTGTTGGTATTGGGGTGGAGGGGGAATGGGGTTTGTATTTGCGGATCCGGGTGAGGTGCAGAGATATAATTCAGTGCTAGCGTTTTTTGTGGATAAGATGGGACGTTCTCAATTGATGCGGAAGTTTTTGTTGAAGGATTCTCAATTGATGCGGAGGTCTCAATTGACGAAGGATGTTCAATTGATTAGATATTCTCAATTGATGAAGGATGTTCAATTAATGAGAGATTTTCAATTGACGAGGGATATCCAATTGACGAGGGATATCCAATTAATGAAGGATTCTAAATTGATGAGTGATGTTCAATTGATAAGGGATTCTCAATTGATAAATTCAGGCTACTTTGGTGAAGTAAAGATGTGTACCGCTACTGCTTATGTAGATGAATCGCCTGTAGGGAAGAATTTTATTAAAATAGGAGATGCGGTGTTTACCATGGACCCTTTATCTGCACAGGGGGTGCAAAAAGCATTAAAAACTGCCGTGCAGGGAGCGGTAGTCGTAAATACACTATTAAAAGGAGATGCAGCAGCGGGGATAGCGTTTTATGAAAACATGGTGGCAGATGAGGTGAGTAAGCATGTGAAATGGACGCAGCAATTTTATCAGTCACAAAATATTTATGACAGTCCGTTTTGGGAGAAACGAAGCAAAGCGCTTTTTATTGAACAGGACCAGGTATTGAAATTAAGTGCAGATGATCTGTTGATAACAAACCCTGCTGCTATAGTAGAACAAATCCCTGTATTAGGAAAAGAGCTCATTCAGTATGAACAAGGCATCAGGATACCCGGTCATGAAGCACCTTTTGTATATGTGAATGAAAAGCCGGTAGTAGAGATGGTTCATCTCTTAGACAGGCGAACCGCTAAAGAAGGCATCCAATTATTAGGAATGGACCTTATCCGATGGTTAGTATATAACAGGGTGATGATGAAGGCTGATCAATAA
- a CDS encoding radical SAM/SPASM domain-containing protein: protein MSLGISFSGENTKNTDPTKTGIMGTYNKLATKLAAKIAKDAAPGSAHVHMIPGSGEPLIFLPNGSRLFRGNPEQTAFISSLLSSKDDASIALGLLGMEIDGPVLIDDTIPDPPLHALSLAISQSCNMGCSYCYAGQGEFGTGAASSMNAEMAFKAVDLLLKDKTAGDKVQLSFLGGEPLMNRAGIRMATAYAAKQALARGVDIGFSITSNGTLIREEDASFFEEYGFAVTISLDGLKEEHDRIRTFKNGKGTYDQVMANISPLLSLQKRMQVSARVTVTPMNIHIHKALDTFINMGFHSVGFSPLLRADNGANEMSAYDLEHLLAEMIACGLQFEEAVLNGRRYPFLNMVNAYKEIAKSTHRPYPCGAGAGYLGVSANGELAACHRFVNDSRAEMGSVDKGVDAALQQAWLTERHVHHQQPCSGCWARYLCGGGCHHEVLERGRGACDYIRGWLHYTLQSYERINRLMPGYDKV from the coding sequence GTGAGCTTAGGAATAAGCTTTAGCGGAGAGAATACAAAGAACACAGATCCTACAAAAACAGGCATAATGGGTACATATAATAAGCTCGCCACTAAGCTGGCGGCCAAGATTGCAAAAGATGCAGCTCCTGGATCTGCGCATGTCCATATGATACCAGGTAGTGGTGAGCCTTTAATCTTTTTACCAAATGGCAGCCGTTTGTTCAGGGGCAACCCTGAGCAGACGGCTTTTATATCTTCATTATTATCTTCTAAAGATGATGCATCTATTGCTTTAGGGCTTTTAGGTATGGAGATAGATGGACCTGTTTTGATAGATGATACAATTCCCGATCCTCCTTTGCATGCATTGTCATTGGCCATATCGCAGAGTTGTAATATGGGGTGTAGTTATTGCTATGCGGGGCAGGGTGAATTTGGAACTGGCGCGGCGAGTAGTATGAATGCAGAGATGGCTTTTAAGGCGGTCGATTTGTTGTTGAAGGATAAGACTGCTGGTGATAAGGTGCAGTTATCTTTTTTAGGTGGTGAGCCACTGATGAATAGGGCTGGGATACGAATGGCTACTGCGTATGCTGCGAAGCAGGCTTTGGCACGCGGAGTGGATATTGGATTCTCGATTACTTCTAATGGTACTTTGATTAGGGAGGAAGATGCTTCTTTTTTTGAAGAGTATGGTTTTGCGGTGACGATTAGTTTAGATGGGTTGAAGGAGGAACATGATCGGATACGAACTTTTAAAAATGGAAAGGGTACTTATGACCAGGTAATGGCGAATATCTCGCCTTTGTTATCATTACAAAAACGAATGCAGGTATCTGCAAGGGTGACTGTTACGCCGATGAATATTCACATTCATAAGGCGTTGGACACGTTTATTAATATGGGATTTCATAGTGTAGGATTTTCGCCATTATTGCGGGCGGATAATGGGGCGAATGAAATGAGTGCTTATGATCTCGAGCATTTATTAGCGGAGATGATAGCTTGTGGGTTACAGTTTGAAGAGGCGGTGTTGAATGGACGTCGATATCCGTTTTTGAATATGGTGAATGCTTATAAAGAAATTGCGAAGTCTACACATCGACCTTATCCATGTGGAGCTGGTGCGGGGTATTTGGGAGTATCTGCAAATGGGGAATTGGCGGCTTGTCATAGGTTCGTGAATGACTCCCGGGCGGAGATGGGTAGTGTGGATAAAGGTGTGGATGCTGCTTTACAACAGGCATGGTTGACAGAGCGACATGTACATCATCAACAGCCATGTAGTGGTTGTTGGGCGAGGTATTTATGTGGAGGTGGTTGTCATCATGAGGTATTGGAAAGAGGCAGAGGTGCTTGTGATTATATCAGGGGATGGCTGCATTATACATTGCAGTCTTATGAAAGGATAAACAGATTGATGCCTGGTTATGACAAAGTATGA